One genomic segment of Brassica napus cultivar Da-Ae chromosome A3, Da-Ae, whole genome shotgun sequence includes these proteins:
- the LOC106353083 gene encoding retinoblastoma-related protein 1 isoform X2, whose amino-acid sequence MEEVQLPVTPTIDSNGDRSEETFLDLCEKVLFLEGSVCDEAVKLFTETKLILSASMSNIGSGTAEEVERFWFASVLYSVKMLSVRKQVDGKSVVAGGNGFNLCQILRALKLNIVDFFRELPQFIVKAGPVLCEIYGADWESRLQAKELQANVAHLSLLSSYYKRGYREFFLTYDANAEKTSANSSSYLPSSYRFGWLLFLALRNHAFSRFKDLVTCTNGLVSILAILIIHVPCRFRNFNIQGSSRFVKKDDKDVDLIASLCKIYDASEDELRATMDKTNNLIETILKKKPSACQTDKLDNIDTDGLTYFEDLLDETSISTSLITLEKDYTDAVCNRSELDERVFINEEDSLLGSGSLSAGAVNITGVKRKINCLSSPARTVICALSPHKSPAAKTNSIGGANRLTATPVSTAMTTAKWLRTVICTLPPKPSPVLERFLKSCDRDITSDVTRRAHVILEAIFPNSFLGDRCTGGSLQPVNLMDDIWAKERRLEAIKLYYRVLETLCRAEAQILHATNLNSLLTNERFHRCMLACSAELVLATHKSITMLFPAVLERTGITAFDLCKVIESFIRYEDSLPRELRRHLNSLEERLLESMVWEKGSSMYNSLIIAKPSLAQEINQLRLLAEPMPSLDAIAALINFSEGLNHASSVQKHETCPGQNGDIKSPKRQCTDYHSVLVERNSFTSPVKDRLLASGIVKSKLPPPPLQSAFASPTRPSPAGGGETCAETGINIFFTKINKLAAVRINGMVERLQLSQQIRESVYRLFQLVLTQQTSLLFNRHIDQIILCCFYGVAKLSQMRLTFKEIVFNYRKQPQCKPLVFGSVYVDSFHCRRQGRVGPDYVNIITFYNDVFVPAAKTLLVEIVPAKNDQDVEANNKPEGHCPGSSKASVFPSVPDMSPKKVSAVHNVYVSPLRASKIDALISHSSRSSYACVGESTRAYQSPSKDLSAINNRLNNSNRNRKRTLNFDVELVSDSMVANSLPLQNQQNQNGSDASPSGGAPLKTEPLHS is encoded by the exons ATGGAAGAAGTTCAGCTTCCAGTGACCCCAACCATTGACTCTAATGGAGATAGAAGTGAAGAAACTTTCTTGGACTTATGCGAG AAAGTTTTATTTCTTGAAGGGAGCGTTTGTGATGAAGCTGTGAAGTTGTTTACAGAAACCAAACTGATTTTGTCAGCAAGCATGTCTAACATTGGAAGTGGAACG GCGGAGGAAGTAGAGAGGTTCTGGTTTGCGTCTGTTCTCTACTCAGTAAAGATGCTTTCTGTGAGAAAACAAGTGGATGGCAAGTCAGTAGTGGCTGGTGGTAATGGTTTTAATCTATGTCAGATACTGAGGGCTCTAAAGCTCAA TATTGTGGATTTCTTTAGAGAGTTGCCTCAGTTTATTGTCAAGGCTGGTCCTGTGCTGTGTGAAATTTATGGTGCTGACTGGGAGAGCAGACTTCAG GCAAAGGAGCTGCAGGCGAACGTTGCCCATCTTAGCCTTCTAAGCAG TTACTACAAACGAGGGTACCGGGAATTCTTCTTGACATACGATGCAAACGCAGAAAAGACCTCAGCAAACTCTTCTAGCTATTTGCCGAGTAGTTACCGTTTTGGATGGTTACTCTTTTTGGCACTCCGAAACCACGCTTTTAGTCGATTTAAAGACCTTGTGACATGCACTAATGGCCTAGTTTCTATACTG GCTATTTTGATCATACACGTCCCTTGTCGGTTTAGAAATTTCAACATCCAAGGCTCTTCACGCTTTG TTAAGAAAGATGACAAAGATGTAGACTTGATTGCATCGCTTTGCAAGATATATGACGCCTCAGAGGATGAGCTGAGGGCAACAATGGACAAGACCAATAATTTGATAGAAACAATATTGAAGAAGAAGCCATCCGCATGCCAAACTGACAAGCTAGATAATATTGACACAG ATGGTCTGACCTACTTTGAGGATTTACTGGATGAGACATCCATCTCAACAAGCTTGATCACACTAGAAAAAGATTACACTGATGCAGTCTGTAATAGAAGCGAACTTGATGAGAGGGTCTTCATCAATGAAGAGGATAGCTTGCTTGGATCTGGAAGCTTATCTGCAGGAGCTGTTAATATTACTGGCGTTAAGAGGAAAATTAATTGTTTGAGCTCACCCGCCAGGACAGTTATATGTGCACTCTCTCCCCATAAGTCACCTGCCGCTAAGACGAATAGTATTGGCGGTGCTAACAGGTTGACAGCAACACCAGTGAGCACAGCAATGACAACTGCCAAATGGCTCAGAACTGTTATATGTACGCTTCCGCCAAAACCTTCTCCTGTGTTGGAACGTTTCCTGAAATCATGCGATAGGGATATAACAAGCGATGTCACACGAAGAGCACATGTGATATTAGAAGCTATTTTTCCAAATAGTTTCCTTGGTGACCGATGTACAGGCGGAAGTTTGCAACCTGTTAACCTTATGGATGACATATGGGCAAAAGAGCGGAGATTAGAAGCTATCAAGCTATACTACAGAGTTCTTGAGACACTGTGCAGAGCAGAAGCTCAGATTCTGCATGCAACCAACTTAAACTCTTTACTGACAAATGAGAGGTTCCATAGATGCATGCTGGCCTGTTCAGCTGAACTGGTTCTGGCTACCCACAAAAGCATAACAATGTTGTTCCCGGCTGTTCTGGAGAGGACTGGGATCACAGCCTTTGATCTCTGCAAGGTTATAGAGAGCTTCATCAGATACGAGGATTCTCTGCCTAGAGAGTTGAGACGGCATCTGAACTCACTGGAGGAACGGCTGCTCGAGAGTATGGTGTGGGAGAAAGGCTCTTCAATGTACAACTCTCTGATCATTGCCAAGCCATCGCTTGCACAGGAGATTAATCAGCTCAGATTACTAGCTGAACCGATGCCATCTCTGGATGCAATTGCAGCGCTTATTAACTTCTCTGAAGGACTAAATCATGCCTCCTCTGTCCAAAAGCATGAAACATGTCCAG GACAAAATGGGGATATTAAATCGCCCAAAAGACAGTGTACTGATTACCACAGCGTTCTAGTTGAGCGCAATTCCTTTACATCACCAGTAAAGGATCGTCTGTTGGCATCTGGCATCGTTAAATCCAAGCTGCCACCACCTCCGTTGCAGTCTGCATTTGCTAG TCCGACACGACCCAGCCCAGCAGGTGGAGGAGAAACTTGTGCAGAAACTGGGATCAATATATTCTTCACTAAG ATTAATAAATTGGCTGCTGTCAGAATCAACGGAATGGTGGAAAGGCTACAACTTTCTCAGCAAATAAGGGAGAGTGTATATCGTCTCTTCCAACTTGTACTTACTCAGCAGACTTCTCTTTTGTTTAATCGACACATTGACCAGATCATTCTCTGTTGCTTTTACGGAGTGGCCAAG TTATCCCAAATGAGGCTGACTTTCAAGGAAATCGTTTTCAACTATCGGAAGCAACCACAGTGTAAACCACTAGTTTTTGGCAGCGTTTATGTGGATTCTTTTCATTGTCGCCGTCAAGGG AGAGTAGGGCCAGATTATGTTAACATCATCACATTCTACAACGACGTATTTGTACCTGCCGCAAAGACGCTGCTGGTGGAGATAGTTCCTGCGAAAAACGACCAGGATGTAGAGGCCAATAATAAGCCTGAAG GTCATTGTCCTGGATCCTCGAAAGCATCGGTGTTTCCAAGTGTTCCAGACATGTCCCCTAAAAAAGTATCTGCTGTGCATAATGTTTATGTTTCTCCCCTAAGGGCATCAAAG ATAGATGCTCTTATTTCACACAGCTCAAGGAGTTCATATGCTTGCGTTGGAGAGAGCACACGTGCTTACCAAAGCCCTTCAAAAGACCTATCTGCCATCAACAACCGGTTGAACAA CAGCAACAGAAACCGCAAGAGGACGCTTAACTTTGACGTAGAACTGGTCAGCGATTCTATGGTAGCAAACAGCCTTCCCCTCCAAAACCAACAAAACCAAAATGGAAGCGATGCATCTCCCTCAGGTGGTGCACCCCTCAAAACCGAGCCACTACATTCATAG
- the LOC106353085 gene encoding bifunctional protein FolD 2, whose product MASSPSDQTAKIIDGKAVAHTIRSEIADEVRHLSEKHGKVPGLAVVIVGLRKDSQTYVNMKRKACAEVGIKSFDVDLPEDVPEADLITKVHELNSDPQVHGILVQLPLPKHINEENVLGAISIDKDVDGFHPLNIGKLAMKGREPLFLPCTPKGCLELLVRSGIKIKGQRAVVVGRSNIVGLPVSLLLLKADATVTTVHSHTKDPEAIIKEADIVIAAAGQACMIKGDWIKPGAAVIDVGTNAVSDPSRKSGYRLVGDVDFAETSKVAGFITPVPGGVGPMTVAMLLRNTLDGAKQVIGQ is encoded by the exons ATGGCGTCGTCACCATCTGATCAAACGGCGAAGATAATCGATGGAAAGGCGGTCGCTCACACCATCCGATCAGAGATCGCCGACGAAGTTCGCCATTTATCTGAGAAACACGGCAAG GTCCCAGGACTAGCGGTGGTGATAGTTGGGTTACGGAAAGATTCACAGACTTACGTGAACATGAAGAGGAAAGCGTGTGCTGAGGTTGGGATCAAGTCATTCGATGTTGACTTACCTGAGGATGTTCCTGAAGCTGATCTCATAACCAAAGTTCATGAACTAAACTCGGATCCTCAAGTCCATG GTATATTAGTTCAACTCCCATTGCCTAAACATATCAACGAGGAGAATGTTTTGGGTGCAATCAGCATTGATAAAGACGTAGACGGCTTCCATCCTTTGAATATTGGTAAGCTAGCTATGAAAGGCAGAGAGCCCCTCTTCCTTCCATGCACCCCTAAG GGATGTTTGGAGCTCTTGGTGAGAAGTGGCATAAAGATAAAAGGGCAAAGAGCAGTTGTAGTAGGTCGGAGTAACATTGTTGGTTTGCCTGTTTCGCTTCTACTGCTCAAGGCTGATGCTACTGTCACAACTGTACATTCTCACACCAAAGATCCTGAAGCTATCATAAAAGAAGCTGACATCGTTATTGCTGCAGCTGGACAAGCCTGCATG ATTAAGGGAGACTGGATAAAGCCAGGGGCTGCAGTGATCGACGTTGGAACTAACGCAGTAAGCGACCCGAGTAGGAAATCAGGATACCGTTTGGTTGGCGATGTTGATTTCGCTGAAACTTCTAAAGTTGCAGGTTTCATTACTCCTGTCCCTGGTGGTGTAGGCCCAATGACAGTGGCAATGCTGCTCAGGAACACCTTAGACGGCGCCAAGCAGGTCATTGGCCAGTAA
- the LOC125607000 gene encoding protein LNK3-like isoform X1, whose protein sequence is MDCYTGRNFEDFVVPTYQETSPSNGMWGGGWSMNSPEAAEKCFDYDRFNSQMGMRTSEEEEEESKRSKAFYGASSLHEFEGIEQMDDMFLSSILEDVPGDVHRASSSNNSVGSSSMYGGAEVPMFHCQAMPLKEEAPFTISDLSEENMLDSQYVDDELSSEELVLQDLQRASEKLTDETRKCFRDTFYRLARSSQEKLDSDNNTNSGEFHMQASRYDDYGDNTTRLSREEEIESETNSIDRAVANLTYNKMETNISNFPLPERVQ, encoded by the exons ATGGATTGTTATACGGGAAGAAACTTTGAAGATTTTGTTGTGCCTACTTATCAAGAAACGTCACCATCTAATGGTATGTGGGGTGGTGGATGGAGCATGAACTCCCCTGAAGCTGCTGAGAAATGCTTTGATTACGATCGGTTTAATAGCCAGATGGGTATGAGGAcaagcgaagaagaagaagaagagtccaAGAGATCAAAGGCTTTCTACGGCGCTTCTTCGCTTCATGAGTTCGAAGGAATCGAACAGATGGATGATATGTTCTT AAGTTCGATATTGGAGGATGTTCCTGGAGATGTACATCGTGCTTCCAGCAGCAATAACAGTGTGGGTTCTTCGTCTATGTATGGTGGTGCTGAAGTCCCTATGTTCCATTGTCAAGCCATGCCTTTAAAG GAAGAGGCTCCTTTCACAATCTCAGATCTGTCTGAAGAGAACATGTTAGATTCACAGTATGTGGATGATGAACTGTCCTCTGAAGAACTGGTGTTGCAGGATCTACAGAGAGCTTCAGAAAAG TTAACTGATGAGACAAGGAAGTGTTTCCGAGATACGTTTTACCGGCTTGCAAGAAGCTCACAAGAGAAGTTGGATTCAGACAACAACACTAACTCAGGAGAGTTCCATATGCAAGCATCCAGATATGATGATTATGGTGACAACACTACCAG GTTGAGTAGAGAGGAAGAgattgaatcagaaacaaactCAATCGACAGAGCCGTCGCAAACCTCACATACAACAAGATGGAAACCAACATAAGCAACTTTCCTCTACCAGAGAGAGTGCAGTAG
- the LOC125607000 gene encoding protein LNK3-like isoform X2, with the protein MDCYTGRNFEDFVVPTYQETSPSNGMWGGGWSMNSPEAAEKCFDYDRFNSQMGMRTSEEEEEESKRSKAFYGASSLHEFEGIEQMDDMFFSILEDVPGDVHRASSSNNSVGSSSMYGGAEVPMFHCQAMPLKEEAPFTISDLSEENMLDSQYVDDELSSEELVLQDLQRASEKLTDETRKCFRDTFYRLARSSQEKLDSDNNTNSGEFHMQASRYDDYGDNTTRLSREEEIESETNSIDRAVANLTYNKMETNISNFPLPERVQ; encoded by the exons ATGGATTGTTATACGGGAAGAAACTTTGAAGATTTTGTTGTGCCTACTTATCAAGAAACGTCACCATCTAATGGTATGTGGGGTGGTGGATGGAGCATGAACTCCCCTGAAGCTGCTGAGAAATGCTTTGATTACGATCGGTTTAATAGCCAGATGGGTATGAGGAcaagcgaagaagaagaagaagagtccaAGAGATCAAAGGCTTTCTACGGCGCTTCTTCGCTTCATGAGTTCGAAGGAATCGAACAGATGGATGATATGTTCTT TTCGATATTGGAGGATGTTCCTGGAGATGTACATCGTGCTTCCAGCAGCAATAACAGTGTGGGTTCTTCGTCTATGTATGGTGGTGCTGAAGTCCCTATGTTCCATTGTCAAGCCATGCCTTTAAAG GAAGAGGCTCCTTTCACAATCTCAGATCTGTCTGAAGAGAACATGTTAGATTCACAGTATGTGGATGATGAACTGTCCTCTGAAGAACTGGTGTTGCAGGATCTACAGAGAGCTTCAGAAAAG TTAACTGATGAGACAAGGAAGTGTTTCCGAGATACGTTTTACCGGCTTGCAAGAAGCTCACAAGAGAAGTTGGATTCAGACAACAACACTAACTCAGGAGAGTTCCATATGCAAGCATCCAGATATGATGATTATGGTGACAACACTACCAG GTTGAGTAGAGAGGAAGAgattgaatcagaaacaaactCAATCGACAGAGCCGTCGCAAACCTCACATACAACAAGATGGAAACCAACATAAGCAACTTTCCTCTACCAGAGAGAGTGCAGTAG
- the LOC106353083 gene encoding retinoblastoma-related protein 1 isoform X1, with translation MEEVQLPVTPTIDSNGDRSEETFLDLCEKVLFLEGSVCDEAVKLFTETKLILSASMSNIGSGTAEEVERFWFASVLYSVKMLSVRKQVDGKSVVAGGNGFNLCQILRALKLNIVDFFRELPQFIVKAGPVLCEIYGADWESRLQAKELQANVAHLSLLSSYYKRGYREFFLTYDANAEKTSANSSSYLPSSYRFGWLLFLALRNHAFSRFKDLVTCTNGLVSILAILIIHVPCRFRNFNIQGSSRFVKKDDKDVDLIASLCKIYDASEDELRATMDKTNNLIETILKKKPSACQTDKLDNIDTDGLTYFEDLLDETSISTSLITLEKDYTDAVCNRSELDERVFINEEDSLLGSGSLSAGAVNITGVKRKINCLSSPARTVICALSPHKSPAAKTNSIGGANRLTATPVSTAMTTAKWLRTVICTLPPKPSPVLERFLKSCDRDITSDVTRRAHVILEAIFPNSFLGDRCTGGSLQPVNLMDDIWAKERRLEAIKLYYRVLETLCRAEAQILHATNLNSLLTNERFHRCMLACSAELVLATHKSITMLFPAVLERTGITAFDLCKVIESFIRYEDSLPRELRRHLNSLEERLLESMVWEKGSSMYNSLIIAKPSLAQEINQLRLLAEPMPSLDAIAALINFSEGLNHASSVQKHETCPGQNGDIKSPKRQCTDYHSVLVERNSFTSPVKDRLLASGIVKSKLPPPPLQSAFASPTRPSPAGGGETCAETGINIFFTKINKLAAVRINGMVERLQLSQQIRESVYRLFQLVLTQQTSLLFNRHIDQIILCCFYGVAKLSQMRLTFKEIVFNYRKQPQCKPLVFGSVYVDSFHCRRQGRVGPDYVNIITFYNDVFVPAAKTLLVEIVPAKNDQDVEANNKPEGHCPGSSKASVFPSVPDMSPKKVSAVHNVYVSPLRASKIDALISHSSRSSYACVGESTRAYQSPSKDLSAINNRLNNSSNRNRKRTLNFDVELVSDSMVANSLPLQNQQNQNGSDASPSGGAPLKTEPLHS, from the exons ATGGAAGAAGTTCAGCTTCCAGTGACCCCAACCATTGACTCTAATGGAGATAGAAGTGAAGAAACTTTCTTGGACTTATGCGAG AAAGTTTTATTTCTTGAAGGGAGCGTTTGTGATGAAGCTGTGAAGTTGTTTACAGAAACCAAACTGATTTTGTCAGCAAGCATGTCTAACATTGGAAGTGGAACG GCGGAGGAAGTAGAGAGGTTCTGGTTTGCGTCTGTTCTCTACTCAGTAAAGATGCTTTCTGTGAGAAAACAAGTGGATGGCAAGTCAGTAGTGGCTGGTGGTAATGGTTTTAATCTATGTCAGATACTGAGGGCTCTAAAGCTCAA TATTGTGGATTTCTTTAGAGAGTTGCCTCAGTTTATTGTCAAGGCTGGTCCTGTGCTGTGTGAAATTTATGGTGCTGACTGGGAGAGCAGACTTCAG GCAAAGGAGCTGCAGGCGAACGTTGCCCATCTTAGCCTTCTAAGCAG TTACTACAAACGAGGGTACCGGGAATTCTTCTTGACATACGATGCAAACGCAGAAAAGACCTCAGCAAACTCTTCTAGCTATTTGCCGAGTAGTTACCGTTTTGGATGGTTACTCTTTTTGGCACTCCGAAACCACGCTTTTAGTCGATTTAAAGACCTTGTGACATGCACTAATGGCCTAGTTTCTATACTG GCTATTTTGATCATACACGTCCCTTGTCGGTTTAGAAATTTCAACATCCAAGGCTCTTCACGCTTTG TTAAGAAAGATGACAAAGATGTAGACTTGATTGCATCGCTTTGCAAGATATATGACGCCTCAGAGGATGAGCTGAGGGCAACAATGGACAAGACCAATAATTTGATAGAAACAATATTGAAGAAGAAGCCATCCGCATGCCAAACTGACAAGCTAGATAATATTGACACAG ATGGTCTGACCTACTTTGAGGATTTACTGGATGAGACATCCATCTCAACAAGCTTGATCACACTAGAAAAAGATTACACTGATGCAGTCTGTAATAGAAGCGAACTTGATGAGAGGGTCTTCATCAATGAAGAGGATAGCTTGCTTGGATCTGGAAGCTTATCTGCAGGAGCTGTTAATATTACTGGCGTTAAGAGGAAAATTAATTGTTTGAGCTCACCCGCCAGGACAGTTATATGTGCACTCTCTCCCCATAAGTCACCTGCCGCTAAGACGAATAGTATTGGCGGTGCTAACAGGTTGACAGCAACACCAGTGAGCACAGCAATGACAACTGCCAAATGGCTCAGAACTGTTATATGTACGCTTCCGCCAAAACCTTCTCCTGTGTTGGAACGTTTCCTGAAATCATGCGATAGGGATATAACAAGCGATGTCACACGAAGAGCACATGTGATATTAGAAGCTATTTTTCCAAATAGTTTCCTTGGTGACCGATGTACAGGCGGAAGTTTGCAACCTGTTAACCTTATGGATGACATATGGGCAAAAGAGCGGAGATTAGAAGCTATCAAGCTATACTACAGAGTTCTTGAGACACTGTGCAGAGCAGAAGCTCAGATTCTGCATGCAACCAACTTAAACTCTTTACTGACAAATGAGAGGTTCCATAGATGCATGCTGGCCTGTTCAGCTGAACTGGTTCTGGCTACCCACAAAAGCATAACAATGTTGTTCCCGGCTGTTCTGGAGAGGACTGGGATCACAGCCTTTGATCTCTGCAAGGTTATAGAGAGCTTCATCAGATACGAGGATTCTCTGCCTAGAGAGTTGAGACGGCATCTGAACTCACTGGAGGAACGGCTGCTCGAGAGTATGGTGTGGGAGAAAGGCTCTTCAATGTACAACTCTCTGATCATTGCCAAGCCATCGCTTGCACAGGAGATTAATCAGCTCAGATTACTAGCTGAACCGATGCCATCTCTGGATGCAATTGCAGCGCTTATTAACTTCTCTGAAGGACTAAATCATGCCTCCTCTGTCCAAAAGCATGAAACATGTCCAG GACAAAATGGGGATATTAAATCGCCCAAAAGACAGTGTACTGATTACCACAGCGTTCTAGTTGAGCGCAATTCCTTTACATCACCAGTAAAGGATCGTCTGTTGGCATCTGGCATCGTTAAATCCAAGCTGCCACCACCTCCGTTGCAGTCTGCATTTGCTAG TCCGACACGACCCAGCCCAGCAGGTGGAGGAGAAACTTGTGCAGAAACTGGGATCAATATATTCTTCACTAAG ATTAATAAATTGGCTGCTGTCAGAATCAACGGAATGGTGGAAAGGCTACAACTTTCTCAGCAAATAAGGGAGAGTGTATATCGTCTCTTCCAACTTGTACTTACTCAGCAGACTTCTCTTTTGTTTAATCGACACATTGACCAGATCATTCTCTGTTGCTTTTACGGAGTGGCCAAG TTATCCCAAATGAGGCTGACTTTCAAGGAAATCGTTTTCAACTATCGGAAGCAACCACAGTGTAAACCACTAGTTTTTGGCAGCGTTTATGTGGATTCTTTTCATTGTCGCCGTCAAGGG AGAGTAGGGCCAGATTATGTTAACATCATCACATTCTACAACGACGTATTTGTACCTGCCGCAAAGACGCTGCTGGTGGAGATAGTTCCTGCGAAAAACGACCAGGATGTAGAGGCCAATAATAAGCCTGAAG GTCATTGTCCTGGATCCTCGAAAGCATCGGTGTTTCCAAGTGTTCCAGACATGTCCCCTAAAAAAGTATCTGCTGTGCATAATGTTTATGTTTCTCCCCTAAGGGCATCAAAG ATAGATGCTCTTATTTCACACAGCTCAAGGAGTTCATATGCTTGCGTTGGAGAGAGCACACGTGCTTACCAAAGCCCTTCAAAAGACCTATCTGCCATCAACAACCGGTTGAACAA CAGCAGCAACAGAAACCGCAAGAGGACGCTTAACTTTGACGTAGAACTGGTCAGCGATTCTATGGTAGCAAACAGCCTTCCCCTCCAAAACCAACAAAACCAAAATGGAAGCGATGCATCTCCCTCAGGTGGTGCACCCCTCAAAACCGAGCCACTACATTCATAG
- the LOC125606999 gene encoding cilia- and flagella-associated protein 20-like → MFKNTFQSGFLSILYSLGSKPLQIWDKEVEDGHVKRCHDDDIQSNVLEVVGSNIQSTYITCPPDLSATLGIKLPFLVLVVKNMKKYFSFEVQILDDKNVRRRFRASNFQSVTRVKPYICTMPLKMDEGWNQIQLNLPDLTRRAYGTNYAETLRVQVHANCRLRRIYFAERLYSDEELPPEFKLYLPVQKA, encoded by the exons ATGTTCAAGAACACGTTTCAGTCTGGGTTTCTGTCTATTTTGTACAGTCTAGG AAGCAAGCCTCTTCAGATATGGGACAAAGAAG TTGAGGATGGCCATGTGAAGCGTTGCCATGATGATGACATACAATCCAATGTGCTTGAAGTAGTTGGATCAAACATTCAGTCTACATACATCACTTGTCCCCCTGATCTCTCCGCAACTCTTGGTATCAAACTACCCTTTTTAGTATTGGTagtgaagaacatgaagaagtATTTCTCCTTCGAGGTTCAGATTCTTGATGACAAGAACGTGCGTAGGCGTTTCCGAGCTTCTAACTTTCAA TCTGTTACTAGAGTGAAGCCATATATTTGCACAATGCCATTGAAGATGGATGAGGGATGGAATCAGATCCAGCTGAACTTACCTGATCTTACTAGGAGAGCTTATGGGACTAATTACGCTGAGACGTTGCGAGTTCAGGTTCACGCTAATTGCCGTCTCAGAAGGATTTATTTTGCTGAACGTCTCTACTCAGATGAAGAGCTTCCTCCGGAGTTCAAACTCTATCTCCCAGTGCAG AAAGCATGA